The following proteins are encoded in a genomic region of Flammeovirga pectinis:
- a CDS encoding PP2C family protein-serine/threonine phosphatase — protein sequence MSTKTHIENPNITFIGSIKKQIIDAVVQETRREADRNFFLFSVLMSVGGLTWGILALYFGLTVPSIIPFGYVIFSGINLTIWIKTDNKRICKALQTFFSILLPFVFQIILGGSKSTGVVMIWSLFALTSTLAFYKGKSLFYWLVIFVLLLGIVILIDHEIEHITPESLRNYQIFNLLLMINFSMISSMLFFLSKFFVDQQLKTMDELVETNGQLIAAEEEVRQNSEEIFVMNDMLKESNQKLEDAYVELEKSKDNQIEQMSHAIFESIDYAKNIQSCFLPQLHRFPDLVKDGFILFKPRDVVSGDFYWFYKHEQYRVITAVDCTGHGVPGAFMSLLGAEALNSIIVLRQIFESDQILNELDKMIRKKLKQDTTNNKDGMDLSLTVFNTETKKVSFSGAKNPLIYIKDNELNFIKGDRQPIGMFHPDQTPNPFTKHEFDYDSSMSFYLYSDGFQDQFGGPKMKKFMPKKLKEALFNQHHLKMSVQLNMLKTIFSTWKKDEQQTDDVLVIGFTMD from the coding sequence ATGTCAACTAAAACACACATAGAAAACCCTAATATTACTTTTATTGGCAGTATTAAAAAACAAATAATTGATGCTGTAGTTCAAGAAACACGAAGAGAGGCAGATAGAAACTTTTTCTTGTTCTCTGTATTAATGTCTGTTGGTGGATTAACCTGGGGCATTTTAGCCTTATATTTTGGTTTAACTGTACCCAGTATTATCCCTTTTGGATATGTAATTTTCAGTGGTATAAACCTTACTATCTGGATAAAAACAGATAATAAACGCATTTGTAAGGCACTTCAAACTTTTTTCTCAATTCTTCTTCCTTTTGTCTTTCAAATCATTTTAGGAGGTTCCAAATCTACAGGCGTTGTAATGATCTGGTCTTTATTTGCATTAACCTCCACCCTCGCTTTTTATAAAGGTAAATCACTTTTCTATTGGCTCGTAATTTTTGTACTTCTTTTAGGCATTGTAATTTTAATAGATCACGAGATAGAACATATTACGCCAGAATCATTACGAAATTATCAAATATTCAATCTTTTATTGATGATCAATTTCTCTATGATTTCTTCTATGCTCTTCTTCCTTTCTAAGTTTTTTGTTGATCAACAATTAAAAACAATGGATGAATTAGTTGAAACAAATGGTCAGTTGATTGCTGCCGAAGAAGAAGTGAGACAAAACTCTGAAGAAATATTTGTAATGAATGATATGCTTAAAGAAAGTAATCAAAAGTTAGAAGACGCCTATGTTGAATTAGAGAAATCAAAAGATAATCAGATTGAACAAATGAGTCATGCCATTTTTGAAAGTATTGATTATGCTAAAAATATTCAGAGTTGCTTCCTTCCTCAATTACACCGTTTTCCTGATCTTGTAAAAGATGGGTTTATTTTATTCAAGCCTAGAGATGTCGTTTCTGGCGATTTCTATTGGTTTTATAAACATGAGCAATACCGCGTTATTACTGCTGTAGATTGTACAGGACATGGAGTTCCCGGTGCTTTCATGTCTCTTCTTGGTGCCGAAGCCTTAAATAGTATTATTGTTTTAAGACAAATTTTCGAGTCAGATCAAATTCTAAATGAACTTGATAAAATGATTCGAAAAAAGTTAAAACAAGACACCACTAATAATAAAGATGGAATGGACCTTTCTCTTACTGTTTTCAATACAGAAACAAAAAAAGTATCTTTTTCAGGAGCTAAAAATCCGTTGATTTATATTAAAGACAATGAATTGAATTTTATAAAAGGCGACAGGCAACCTATAGGAATGTTCCATCCAGATCAAACTCCTAATCCCTTTACAAAGCACGAGTTTGATTATGATTCTTCGATGTCTTTTTATTTGTATAGCGATGGTTTTCAAGATCAATTTGGTGGACCAAAGATGAAAAAATTCATGCCTAAAAAACTGAAAGAAGCCTTATTCAATCAGCATCATCTTAAAATGAGTGTTCAACTAAATATGCTGAAAACTATTTTTTCTACATGGAAAAAAGACGAACAACAAACCGATGATGTACTTGTAATTGGGTTTACTATGGACTAA
- a CDS encoding ABC transporter permease, translating to MISKIAIGSVALGVGALILAFSIFYGFKEGIEEKLFLHVGHLNVEKFTMNRSKEEPPVNINNSVLYQKRDSLPDMKNVYTYAHKWGLLKSNEEVSGILIKGLSKDYKVERWASQMVDGKFPSLEVAKNGAKELVISKTMATKMHLKVGDEIIIYFIQQPPKARKMKVSGIYNTGLEDFDELVAYGDINLVRRLNNWGDSLVGGIEIMANDFDNIDNTVEKIDEDYVDVHLFMRSVKDKYAHFFDWFQMLYNNVWIFLIVIVSVAIFNVVSIMLILIMERTAMIGTFKAMGASNNLLQKIFIYDGVRMAFKGITIGNLVGLGFGFLQNQFKIIPLEASTYYLDYVPFSFHWDAIIVINITVIVLTSLSLLIPTSIVLGISPIKSIKFN from the coding sequence TTGATCTCCAAAATAGCCATTGGCAGTGTTGCCTTGGGAGTAGGAGCTTTAATTTTAGCGTTCTCTATTTTTTATGGATTTAAAGAAGGTATAGAAGAAAAATTATTTCTTCATGTAGGTCATTTAAACGTAGAAAAGTTTACAATGAACCGTAGTAAAGAGGAGCCTCCTGTTAACATAAATAACTCCGTACTTTACCAAAAAAGAGACAGTCTTCCTGATATGAAGAACGTATATACTTACGCACATAAATGGGGGTTGTTGAAATCTAACGAAGAAGTTTCTGGTATCCTTATTAAAGGATTATCTAAAGATTATAAAGTGGAAAGGTGGGCGTCTCAGATGGTTGATGGGAAATTTCCAAGCCTAGAGGTGGCCAAGAATGGTGCTAAAGAGTTGGTGATTAGTAAAACAATGGCCACAAAGATGCATTTAAAAGTAGGTGATGAAATAATCATATACTTTATTCAGCAACCGCCTAAAGCCAGAAAAATGAAAGTTTCTGGGATATACAATACAGGTTTAGAAGATTTTGATGAGCTTGTTGCTTATGGAGATATTAATTTAGTCAGGAGATTAAACAACTGGGGGGATTCTCTTGTTGGTGGTATTGAAATTATGGCGAATGATTTTGATAATATCGATAACACTGTAGAAAAGATAGATGAGGATTATGTAGATGTGCATCTTTTTATGCGTAGTGTAAAAGATAAATATGCCCACTTTTTTGATTGGTTTCAGATGTTGTACAATAACGTTTGGATTTTCTTAATTGTGATTGTTAGTGTTGCTATATTTAATGTAGTTTCTATTATGTTGATACTGATAATGGAACGTACAGCCATGATTGGTACTTTTAAAGCAATGGGGGCATCTAATAATCTTCTTCAAAAAATCTTTATTTATGATGGGGTACGAATGGCATTTAAGGGGATAACGATTGGTAATTTAGTTGGTTTAGGCTTTGGCTTCTTACAAAATCAATTTAAAATTATACCATTAGAGGCTTCTACTTATTATTTGGATTATGTTCCTTTTAGTTTTCATTGGGATGCAATCATTGTTATTAATATCACTGTAATTGTATTAACGTCGCTTAGTTTATTAATACCAACATCTATAGTGTTAGGGATCTCACCAATTAAATCGATTAAATTTAATTAG
- a CDS encoding tetratricopeptide repeat protein, with protein MATEYASDENWEEALKYYEILLTEHEEYTGTYYHAAFAYAENGQADLAEATYKKGIEVCARVKDAHALKELKAAYMNFQMEDDDEEW; from the coding sequence TTGGCAACCGAATATGCTTCTGATGAAAATTGGGAGGAGGCATTGAAATACTATGAAATTTTGCTTACTGAGCATGAGGAATATACTGGAACGTATTACCATGCAGCATTTGCGTATGCAGAAAATGGACAAGCTGATTTGGCGGAAGCAACTTATAAAAAAGGGATTGAGGTTTGTGCTCGGGTAAAGGATGCTCATGCGTTAAAAGAGTTGAAAGCTGCGTATATGAATTTCCAAATGGAGGATGACGATGAAGAATGGTAG
- the xseA gene encoding exodeoxyribonuclease VII large subunit, whose amino-acid sequence MTMKNGRIIFSLGQLNKSIQNHFTKVAGPYWIKAEVAQLTYSGGHAYLDLVEKKNNLIIAKSRANIWASELDIFKHRLKGVFNEVVKEGSNVLIEAEVEFHMVYGMSIRIVDIDASYSIGELERIRKEAIDKLVKEGAMDWQKELSLPYVPQRLAIVSSKTAAGYEDFIHQLQNNKFNYHFDFKLFNSSVQGDNAVHSLVKQLKLIELTSEEFDAVVIIRGGGAKTDLGAFDNYEIGKAIAALSLPVLTGIGHERDQTIADMVAHQSFKTPTAVGAFLVEALFTYDQNITISFDTIAEEIMYLVEEQKRDLRYYTTKTLPSFLTIIHQHSHQLDNKAYQFKNSFRGIIKKETHQLELVEATYKGLPNQLLKQDFKLQQRLSSLKTSFKHYLQKEQHQLTITALKVDAKDPEKILEKGYSMTTINDKLITNQKIEEGDSVKTISQKVIIESIVKKVTKKGRKE is encoded by the coding sequence ATGACGATGAAGAATGGTAGAATTATTTTTTCGTTAGGTCAGCTAAATAAAAGTATACAGAATCACTTTACTAAAGTAGCTGGTCCGTATTGGATTAAAGCTGAAGTTGCACAACTTACTTATAGTGGAGGACATGCTTACCTTGATTTAGTGGAGAAGAAAAATAATCTGATTATTGCCAAATCAAGGGCGAATATATGGGCTAGTGAGCTTGATATTTTTAAGCACCGTCTAAAGGGTGTTTTTAATGAGGTGGTAAAAGAAGGTTCTAACGTATTAATAGAAGCTGAGGTGGAATTTCATATGGTGTATGGAATGTCTATTCGAATAGTAGATATTGATGCCTCTTATAGTATTGGTGAGCTAGAGCGAATTCGGAAAGAAGCCATTGATAAATTGGTCAAAGAAGGAGCGATGGACTGGCAAAAAGAACTGTCATTGCCTTATGTACCCCAACGGTTAGCGATTGTATCTTCTAAGACTGCTGCTGGTTATGAAGACTTTATCCATCAATTACAAAATAATAAATTCAACTACCATTTTGATTTTAAGTTGTTTAATTCATCTGTGCAAGGAGATAATGCGGTACATTCTTTAGTGAAGCAATTAAAGTTGATTGAATTAACTAGTGAGGAATTTGATGCTGTTGTGATTATTAGAGGGGGTGGAGCGAAGACCGATTTAGGTGCTTTTGATAACTATGAAATTGGAAAGGCAATTGCTGCGTTAAGTTTACCAGTACTTACAGGAATTGGGCACGAAAGAGACCAGACGATAGCAGATATGGTGGCACATCAATCTTTTAAAACACCCACTGCTGTAGGTGCTTTTTTAGTAGAAGCTTTGTTTACTTATGATCAGAATATTACAATTTCTTTTGATACAATAGCAGAGGAAATCATGTACTTAGTAGAAGAGCAGAAGAGAGATTTACGTTATTATACTACGAAAACATTACCAAGTTTTTTAACTATTATCCATCAGCATTCCCATCAGTTAGACAATAAAGCTTATCAATTTAAAAATAGCTTTCGTGGCATCATAAAGAAAGAAACACATCAACTTGAATTAGTAGAAGCTACTTATAAAGGTTTACCCAATCAGTTATTGAAGCAAGATTTTAAGTTACAACAACGATTATCGTCTTTAAAGACTAGTTTTAAGCACTATCTTCAGAAAGAACAACACCAACTAACTATAACTGCATTAAAAGTTGATGCAAAAGACCCAGAGAAAATACTAGAGAAAGGGTACTCTATGACTACAATCAATGATAAATTGATTACTAACCAGAAAATAGAAGAAGGAGATAGTGTAAAAACAATCAGCCAAAAGGTAATTATTGAGAGTATTGTTAAGAAAGTTACAAAAAAAGGCAGAAAAGAATGA
- a CDS encoding alpha-ketoacid dehydrogenase subunit alpha/beta yields the protein MTTKQISDYIFNKEEVVNDLRIAIESRHASLIGRKEVFMGKAKFGIFGDGKEVPQLAMAKFFQNGDFRSGYYRDQTFMFAIGGLSIQEFYAQLYAHTDVKAEPSSAGRCMNGHFSTRSLNDDGSWKNLTAQKNSSSDISCTAGQMPRLVGLAYASKLYRENKELGASEAAKNFSINGNEVAFGTIGNASSAEGMFFEAINAAGVLNIPMITSIWDDGYGISVPNEYQMTKNSVSEVLKGFQKEKNTNGLEIFTVNAWDYPALVNTYKKAVELARTNHTPAIIHVQEVTQPQGHSTSGSHERYKSAERLQWEDDFDCVKKMKEWVIKEGYATQEEIDVIDAESLEKVKGQRKGAWDAFKQSMKVDFDDAVELMNRACKSAPENNEILRLSKQLKKTINPIRKDAISVIRHTLRELRFSNVPVKSDMSSWLEKVREENHERYSSYLYSESDEAALKIVPNAPVYTPNSPMVDGREIMQSNFDQIFARDQRVFAIGEDVGKIGDVNQGFAGLQEKYSETRITDTGIRETTILGQGIGAALRGLRPIIEIQYLDYIYYALTTLSDDLACLQYRTKGGHKAPVIIRTRGHRLEGVWHSGSPIAALLNSLRGINFLVPRNMTRAAGFYNTMLKSDEPALIIECLNGYRLKEKMPENLSEVCTPLGIPEVIRTGTDITIVTYGSMCRIVMEAAEQLAKVGISMEVIDVQTLLPFDIKEMIKESIKKTNRVIFADEDMPGGTTGYLMQQVIDKQQAFEYLDSQPVCIAAMPHRPAYSTDGDYFSKPNADDVFETAYAMMSEVDPDSFPNLF from the coding sequence ATGACAACGAAGCAAATCTCAGATTATATATTCAATAAAGAAGAAGTAGTTAACGACTTAAGAATAGCAATTGAAAGTAGGCATGCGAGTTTAATTGGTAGAAAAGAGGTCTTCATGGGAAAAGCCAAATTTGGTATTTTTGGCGATGGTAAAGAAGTTCCTCAATTAGCAATGGCTAAATTCTTTCAAAATGGAGATTTCAGATCTGGATATTACCGAGATCAAACGTTTATGTTTGCTATTGGTGGTTTATCAATTCAAGAATTTTACGCTCAACTCTACGCTCATACCGACGTAAAGGCAGAACCATCTAGTGCAGGTCGCTGCATGAATGGTCACTTCTCTACAAGAAGTTTAAACGACGATGGCTCTTGGAAAAACCTAACAGCGCAAAAGAACTCAAGTTCAGATATATCATGTACAGCCGGACAAATGCCTAGATTGGTAGGTTTGGCTTATGCATCAAAATTATATAGAGAAAATAAAGAATTAGGTGCTTCTGAAGCAGCAAAGAACTTTTCTATTAATGGTAATGAAGTGGCCTTCGGTACAATAGGTAATGCCTCTTCTGCTGAAGGAATGTTCTTTGAAGCAATTAATGCTGCTGGTGTTCTTAATATTCCTATGATCACTTCTATTTGGGATGATGGCTACGGCATTTCTGTCCCAAATGAATATCAGATGACTAAGAATAGTGTTTCTGAAGTCTTAAAGGGGTTTCAAAAAGAAAAAAACACCAATGGTCTAGAAATATTTACTGTTAATGCATGGGACTACCCTGCGTTGGTCAATACGTATAAAAAAGCGGTTGAGTTAGCTAGAACAAATCATACTCCTGCTATAATTCACGTCCAAGAAGTTACACAACCTCAAGGGCATTCGACTTCTGGTTCTCACGAACGATACAAATCTGCAGAACGTCTTCAATGGGAAGATGATTTTGATTGTGTCAAAAAGATGAAAGAGTGGGTTATTAAAGAAGGTTATGCTACACAAGAAGAGATTGATGTAATAGATGCAGAATCTCTTGAAAAAGTAAAAGGACAAAGAAAAGGTGCTTGGGATGCTTTTAAACAAAGCATGAAAGTTGATTTTGATGATGCCGTTGAATTAATGAATCGTGCATGTAAATCAGCTCCTGAAAACAACGAAATTCTTCGTTTATCTAAGCAGTTAAAAAAGACAATCAACCCTATACGAAAAGACGCGATATCTGTAATTAGACATACATTAAGAGAATTACGTTTCTCGAATGTCCCTGTTAAAAGTGATATGTCGAGTTGGTTAGAAAAAGTACGTGAAGAAAATCACGAAAGATACAGTAGTTATTTATACAGTGAAAGTGATGAAGCAGCATTAAAAATTGTTCCAAATGCTCCTGTATACACACCAAATAGCCCAATGGTAGATGGTCGTGAGATCATGCAATCTAATTTTGATCAAATTTTTGCTAGAGACCAACGTGTTTTTGCAATTGGTGAAGATGTTGGTAAAATTGGTGATGTGAACCAAGGATTTGCTGGACTTCAAGAAAAATATTCAGAAACGCGAATTACAGATACAGGAATTCGTGAAACTACTATTTTAGGACAAGGTATTGGTGCTGCATTACGTGGTTTACGTCCAATAATTGAAATTCAATATTTAGACTACATCTACTATGCACTTACTACCTTATCAGATGATTTAGCGTGTTTACAGTACAGAACTAAAGGAGGCCATAAAGCACCCGTAATTATTCGTACTCGTGGACATAGATTAGAAGGTGTTTGGCATTCTGGCTCTCCTATAGCAGCTCTTTTAAACAGTCTTCGTGGTATTAACTTCTTAGTACCAAGAAACATGACTAGAGCAGCCGGTTTCTACAATACAATGCTGAAATCTGATGAACCTGCATTAATTATTGAGTGCCTAAACGGATATCGCTTAAAAGAAAAAATGCCGGAAAATTTATCAGAAGTCTGTACTCCTCTTGGCATTCCTGAGGTGATACGTACAGGTACTGATATTACAATTGTCACTTACGGTTCTATGTGTAGAATTGTAATGGAAGCTGCAGAACAATTGGCAAAAGTGGGTATCTCTATGGAAGTAATTGATGTACAAACATTATTACCTTTCGATATCAAAGAAATGATCAAGGAGTCGATTAAAAAGACAAACCGTGTCATTTTTGCTGATGAAGATATGCCTGGTGGCACAACGGGCTACCTTATGCAACAAGTAATTGATAAACAACAAGCATTTGAGTATTTAGATTCTCAACCCGTTTGTATTGCAGCAATGCCTCACCGCCCTGCCTACTCTACAGATGGAGATTACTTCTCTAAACCAAATGCAGACGACGTCTTCGAAACAGCGTATGCTATGATGTCAGAAGTTGACCCTGATAGTTTCCCTAATTTATTTTAG
- a CDS encoding type II toxin-antitoxin system RelE/ParE family toxin: MYKLEKTDIFDKWLRKLKDRRAKVKILFRLQLIEEKGHFGDCEPIGKGLSELRIHYGKGYRIYLKKKNDKIVILLSGGDKSTQNKDIDKAIDIWQSLK; encoded by the coding sequence ATGTATAAGTTAGAAAAGACGGACATTTTTGATAAATGGTTAAGAAAGTTAAAAGATCGACGAGCAAAAGTGAAAATCTTATTTAGGTTACAATTAATAGAAGAGAAGGGTCATTTTGGAGACTGTGAGCCAATCGGTAAAGGTTTAAGTGAGTTGAGAATTCATTATGGGAAAGGGTATCGAATTTACCTTAAGAAGAAGAATGATAAGATTGTTATACTTTTATCTGGAGGTGATAAATCAACCCAAAATAAAGATATTGATAAGGCTATTGATATTTGGCAATCATTAAAATAA
- the xseB gene encoding exodeoxyribonuclease VII small subunit: protein MPKKEEQLTYESALEELQNIQEQLDNEEVAIDDLSKLAQRAKFLVNWCRNKLQGIDKELSDIFTEED from the coding sequence ATGCCAAAGAAAGAAGAGCAGTTAACATACGAATCAGCCTTAGAAGAATTGCAAAATATTCAAGAGCAACTCGATAACGAAGAGGTGGCTATTGATGATCTTTCAAAATTAGCACAAAGAGCAAAGTTCCTTGTCAATTGGTGTAGAAATAAGCTGCAAGGTATTGATAAAGAATTATCTGATATTTTTACGGAGGAGGACTAA
- a CDS encoding MBOAT family O-acyltransferase, whose protein sequence is MLFNSIEFAIFLPIVFILYWFVTKDNIRQQNILLLIASYIFYGWWDWRFLSLIAFSSFVDFSIGKQLGKVTNQQKRKYLLYLSLAINLGFLGFFKYFNFFAESFADAFTLLGSPLQVDRLNIVLPVGISFYTFQTLSYTIDVYNRKLEPTHNVVDFFAFVSFFPQLVAGPIERATHLLPQFQKKRYFDYALAVDGMRQILWGLFKKVVIADNCAYYANLVFNNHEDYNGSSLLLGAIFFSFQIYGDFSGYSDIAIGTARLFGFDLMQNFAFPYFSRDIAEFWRRWHISLSTWFRDYLYIPLGGSRGGTWMKVRNTFIIFLVSGFWHGANWTFIAWGALHAIYFLPLLLTNKNRSNIDIVAKDRLLPNFKELLQMGSTYFLVVIAWVFFRAESIGVAFEYVSGIFTLSDFGMPYVIEENGNHILPKKFSLIILFFLLTEWLSKSPRQSLIKVRRIYKYIFYYCIIVLICIYSGNDQQFIYFQF, encoded by the coding sequence ATGCTTTTTAATTCTATTGAGTTTGCCATCTTTCTACCAATCGTATTTATACTGTATTGGTTTGTTACAAAAGATAACATTAGGCAACAAAATATTCTCCTTTTAATTGCCAGCTATATCTTTTATGGTTGGTGGGATTGGCGATTTTTAAGTTTAATTGCTTTTAGTTCTTTCGTAGACTTTTCTATCGGTAAGCAACTAGGAAAAGTAACCAATCAACAAAAAAGAAAATACCTCTTGTATTTAAGTTTAGCCATTAACCTTGGGTTTCTAGGCTTTTTTAAATACTTCAACTTTTTCGCTGAAAGCTTTGCGGATGCTTTTACCTTACTAGGGTCACCTCTTCAAGTAGACCGATTAAATATTGTACTTCCTGTTGGCATCAGTTTTTATACTTTTCAAACCTTAAGTTATACCATTGATGTCTATAATAGAAAGCTTGAACCTACTCATAATGTAGTAGACTTCTTTGCTTTTGTGAGTTTCTTCCCTCAATTGGTTGCAGGACCTATTGAAAGAGCAACACACCTATTACCTCAATTTCAAAAGAAACGCTATTTTGATTATGCTCTTGCTGTTGACGGAATGCGTCAAATACTGTGGGGACTTTTCAAAAAGGTAGTCATTGCTGATAACTGTGCTTATTATGCCAATCTTGTTTTCAATAATCACGAAGATTATAACGGTAGTTCTCTACTTTTAGGAGCTATATTTTTCAGCTTCCAGATTTATGGTGATTTCTCTGGGTATTCTGATATTGCAATTGGTACAGCAAGGCTATTTGGTTTCGATTTAATGCAAAACTTTGCTTTCCCATATTTTTCAAGAGATATAGCAGAATTTTGGAGACGTTGGCACATTTCACTTTCAACATGGTTCAGAGATTATCTTTATATTCCATTAGGTGGTAGTAGAGGTGGCACTTGGATGAAAGTTCGAAATACCTTTATCATTTTCTTGGTGAGTGGCTTTTGGCATGGTGCCAACTGGACCTTTATTGCTTGGGGTGCTTTACATGCCATTTATTTTCTTCCCTTACTTTTAACGAATAAAAATAGAAGTAATATAGACATTGTTGCAAAAGACCGTTTACTTCCTAACTTTAAAGAATTACTTCAAATGGGTAGCACTTACTTTTTAGTAGTGATTGCTTGGGTATTTTTTAGGGCGGAGAGTATTGGGGTTGCTTTTGAGTATGTTTCAGGTATTTTTACGCTTTCTGATTTTGGGATGCCTTATGTTATTGAAGAAAATGGAAACCATATTTTACCGAAAAAATTCTCTTTAATAATACTATTTTTTCTTTTAACTGAGTGGTTATCTAAAAGCCCTAGACAATCACTTATAAAAGTTAGAAGAATTTATAAATATATATTTTACTATTGCATCATTGTTTTAATTTGTATTTATAGTGGCAATGATCAGCAATTTATTTATTTTCAATTTTAA
- a CDS encoding addiction module antidote protein translates to MKEEVSKLNISEYLDDDDMIAEYLNMVLEEGDSNDIITALGHISKAIGMSKIAEQTGLSRTSLYKALSEGSKPQFETILKVVRAIGGNLHVNTAS, encoded by the coding sequence ATGAAAGAGGAAGTATCAAAATTAAATATATCAGAATACCTAGATGATGATGACATGATCGCTGAATATCTAAACATGGTTTTAGAGGAGGGTGATTCAAATGATATCATTACAGCTTTAGGTCATATTTCAAAAGCTATTGGTATGTCAAAGATTGCAGAACAGACTGGTTTAAGTAGAACAAGTCTTTATAAAGCACTTTCAGAAGGAAGTAAACCTCAATTTGAAACAATATTAAAGGTTGTAAGAGCTATTGGTGGGAATTTACATGTAAATACTGCATCTTAA
- a CDS encoding MltF family protein gives MNYRQKFITLFYILFIFLFSCSTPKNAEHTTEKEVIETEALDTVVFSNKDLPEIKERGHLKALTAYSSTSYFIYKGQSMGYEYELLKKLSEDLNLELKLHVIKNIDSLSLSLKDGTGDLIAYGLAITKDRQQNIDFTTSLMQVKQVLIQKKPSNWRKIPKHKTDAQLIRNVVDLADKEVHVREHTPYHLRLKNLETETGEDINIVFADKNTSTEELIRQVSTGEIPYTVADENIAKVNSTYYSNIDYETAMSFPQRIAWATRKQSPELKKAINHWLDSMKNTTDFYVIYNKYFKNVRAQHKRFDSKYFSSVEHRGLLSKYDEIIKENAKAIDWDWLLLSSLIYQESKFEPHAKSWVGAVGLMQLMPATAKQYGAHNPRDPRQNIRAGSKYLKWLDGFWKHIEDPDERLKFILASYNTGQGHVQDAQRLAKKYKHDPTIWDGNVEKYLLLKSRKTYYRDEVVRFGYARGSEPVHYVQSILARYKSYDELLRNN, from the coding sequence ATGAATTACAGGCAAAAATTTATAACGCTGTTTTATATACTTTTTATTTTTCTTTTCTCGTGTTCTACGCCTAAAAATGCCGAGCATACTACTGAAAAAGAAGTAATTGAAACCGAAGCTTTAGACACTGTTGTTTTCAGTAATAAAGACCTTCCAGAGATTAAAGAAAGAGGACATTTAAAAGCGCTTACAGCTTACAGTTCTACCTCTTACTTTATTTACAAAGGCCAATCTATGGGCTATGAGTATGAGTTACTTAAGAAACTTTCTGAAGACTTAAATTTAGAATTAAAGCTGCACGTTATTAAAAATATTGACAGCCTTAGTTTAAGCTTAAAAGATGGTACAGGCGATTTAATTGCGTATGGATTAGCTATCACTAAAGATAGACAACAGAATATTGATTTCACTACTTCTCTAATGCAAGTAAAGCAGGTTTTAATTCAGAAAAAACCAAGTAATTGGAGAAAGATACCTAAGCATAAAACAGATGCTCAGCTCATTAGAAATGTAGTTGATTTGGCCGACAAAGAAGTACATGTAAGAGAGCATACACCTTACCATTTAAGGCTAAAAAACCTCGAAACAGAAACTGGTGAAGATATAAATATTGTTTTTGCAGATAAAAATACTTCTACCGAAGAATTAATTAGACAGGTATCTACTGGAGAAATTCCATACACTGTTGCTGATGAAAATATAGCAAAAGTAAACAGTACGTACTATAGTAACATTGATTATGAAACTGCAATGAGCTTTCCGCAAAGAATTGCTTGGGCTACTCGTAAACAATCTCCGGAATTAAAAAAAGCTATCAATCATTGGTTAGATAGCATGAAAAATACGACTGATTTCTACGTGATCTACAATAAATATTTTAAGAATGTTAGAGCACAACACAAACGTTTTGATAGTAAATATTTCAGCTCTGTAGAACACAGAGGTTTATTGTCTAAATACGATGAAATTATTAAGGAAAATGCCAAAGCTATTGATTGGGATTGGTTACTCCTCTCTTCATTAATTTATCAAGAATCAAAATTTGAACCTCATGCTAAATCATGGGTTGGTGCTGTTGGTTTAATGCAATTAATGCCGGCCACTGCCAAACAATATGGAGCTCATAACCCTAGAGATCCTAGGCAAAACATTCGTGCGGGTTCAAAATATTTAAAATGGCTTGATGGCTTTTGGAAACATATTGAAGATCCTGATGAACGTTTAAAGTTTATTTTAGCTTCTTACAACACAGGACAAGGGCATGTACAAGATGCACAACGACTGGCTAAAAAATACAAGCACGATCCTACTATTTGGGACGGTAATGTAGAAAAATACTTACTTCTAAAAAGTAGAAAAACATATTATAGAGACGAGGTAGTTCGCTTTGGCTATGCTAGAGGAAGTGAACCTGTACACTACGTACAAAGTATTTTAGCCCGATATAAAAGTTATGATGAGTTATTAAGAAATAATTAA